The genomic window ATTCACTCCCATACGGACCTGCGACAGCAGGTGCATGATCTCCTCCGAAGAAATTATCCGCGCAACCTTGAGCATCCCGTAAGATCGCCAGATACGGTCTTCCAACTGTTCCCGGTTTTCGGAAATCAGGGCCTTCCGCGCCATCCGCTCATAACTTGTTATCCGGGGAATCACCCCTTCGATAATTTCAATAATTTCTATTTCAGACTTGCCGAGGGTAAACTGGTTTGATATCTGGTATAAGTCTCCCGAGACCTGAGTTCCCTCACCATAGAGCCCCCTTACCACCAATCCAAGTTTCATCACTGCATTGAAGACCTTTTCGATATGGTGTGTCATTCCTAATGCAGGCAAATGCATCATAACGGATGCCCTCATTCCCGTGCCAACATTGGTAGGGCAAGCCGTCAGGTAACCAAAACGCGATGAATAGGCATAGCTAAGCCTTTTCTCCAGTTTGTTGTCGACCTCGTCAATTGTCTTCCAGGCTTCTTTGAGCTCAAACCCGGAACGGATCACCTGAATCCGCAGATGATCCTCTTCGTTGACCATCAGGCTAATCGTCTCGGATTTCCCAAAGGCCACACCCCTTTCCCCTTCTCCCCCGGCATGTTCCCGGCTAATCAGATGGCGTTCCACGAGAAAGAGCCGGTCTACGGGATCAATGTCCGCAAGATTGATATACCTCAGATCCGCGGTGATTTCAGCTTCTTTGATTTTATCCCTTACGATCTCTTCCAGCTCTCTCTTCTGCTTTATATTAGCCCGGGAGAGAAAAGGAAACCGCGCCACATTCCGCGCCAGACGGATTCTGCTGCTGATAACAATATCCGACTCCGCCCCTGTTCCTCTCAGCCATTCCCCGGTATTGTCCGCCAGATCGCTAATCTTCATTGGTGTCGCCTGAAAGTTCGTAAATCCTATCCCGTAGCTCTGCAGCCTTTTCGTAGTCCTCTTTTTCCACCGCCTTATTCAGTTCGCTCCGCAATTGCATGAGCTCATTCTTTTTAATCAGTTCTTTTCCGGCCCGTGACGGCACTTTCCCCACGTGCTGAGTGCTTCCGTGCATCTTTTCAAGCAGCGGGATCAACCCTTTTCTGAAAATCGTGTAATCCATGGGGCAACCCAGCCGGCCATGAGAACGAAACTCCAGATAGGACAGTCCGCATACCGGACAAATGATCTTGGACATCTCATTAATTTCCGGGGCAACCTGATTGATGAGGCTTGTCAGTATTTCGGTGGGAGAAGGTATTTTGGCAATCTGTTTGTTAATACCCTGCGCACAGTCTTCGCAGAGATGCCGTTCCTTTTTCATCTCACCAATAATCTCCGTTAAATGCACTGTGGCGTGTTTTTTATTACAGGATTCACATTTCATTCGTTGGATGCCTTAACTGAATCTTTCGTGCTCTCTTTCATTCATCTTCTCTCCCATTTTAACACATCCATTACTTTTCCTAAAGAACTTTTTTCAGATACAATCTCTTCCCGTATCCTGTTTTCTCTTTCCAGGCAGTCCATCCCGTGATTAACCCAGACGTCAGCCTCTGACAGAGGAATTACCATTAATCCGTCATCATCTCCCAGAATCCAGTCTCCGGGATTGATCCGTATCCCCGACAGGGAAAGAGGAATATTGATTTCCCCAAATCCCTTTGGCTCACCCGCGCTTGGCATTACCATCCTGGTAAAGACGGGGAATTTTAATTTTCTGATTTCCGCCGAATCTCTCACCGCCCCCCAAACCACGACGCCGCTGATCTTTTTCTGCAATGCGCTGTGGGTTGCCAGTTCTCCCCACACCGCCGGGCCTGCTCCGCCTGCATCAATGACAATCACGTCTCCCTCTTTTGCCAGATCGATAGCCTCAACAGGCTTTGCCCAATCGCCCGGATAGGTGCGAACCGTGACTGCATTCCCGGCGATTTTGATGTCCGGGTACAGGGGATATAGCTCAGTAATACCCTGCGCGCGATGACTGCCATCAGAAATATTCGCAGTAGAAAGTTTTACAAGGGCTTCACGAACTTCTTCACGCGCTACCCGCTTGAAGAGGGTTGTGGGAATCTTCCGGTTTTCCAGAATAGCGCTTTTGATGCTTTCTGCCGCCGCCTTTGCGTTCCTGGCCTTGGTAATAGATCCGCCCACGATGATAATGCTTGCCCCGGCATGTACCGCATCCACAACATTTTCAGAATTTATACCGCCAGCAACCGCAACCGGTATCTTTACCCTGCCGGAAATGCGCTGCAAGACGGCGAATGGTGTCTTGCCCCGCATTTGATCATCTATAGCGGTATGAACTGAAAGGCAGGCTGCCCCCCATTTTTCTATATCGGCAGCGCGCTCTTCGATCTCGGCATCATGGATACAATCTACGCAGATTTTTATGCCGTAGTTTT from Candidatus Brocadia sp. includes these protein-coding regions:
- a CDS encoding protein arginine kinase, whose protein sequence is MKISDLADNTGEWLRGTGAESDIVISSRIRLARNVARFPFLSRANIKQKRELEEIVRDKIKEAEITADLRYINLADIDPVDRLFLVERHLISREHAGGEGERGVAFGKSETISLMVNEEDHLRIQVIRSGFELKEAWKTIDEVDNKLEKRLSYAYSSRFGYLTACPTNVGTGMRASVMMHLPALGMTHHIEKVFNAVMKLGLVVRGLYGEGTQVSGDLYQISNQFTLGKSEIEIIEIIEGVIPRITSYERMARKALISENREQLEDRIWRSYGMLKVARIISSEEIMHLLSQVRMGVNLGIINDIEMKTLNELFILTLPGHLQKLEGRELTSQQRNIIRAAYVRKRLEMI
- a CDS encoding UvrB/UvrC motif-containing protein, with protein sequence MKKERHLCEDCAQGINKQIAKIPSPTEILTSLINQVAPEINEMSKIICPVCGLSYLEFRSHGRLGCPMDYTIFRKGLIPLLEKMHGSTQHVGKVPSRAGKELIKKNELMQLRSELNKAVEKEDYEKAAELRDRIYELSGDTNED
- a CDS encoding orotidine 5'-phosphate decarboxylase is translated as MTVILQVALDFVDLHRAVRVAKESVEGGVDWLEIGTPLIKSEGMNAIRHMRSLFPHTTLVADMKTMDAGRAEMEMAAKAGADIAVVMADAQDSTIRECIEAGKNYGIKICVDCIHDAEIEERAADIEKWGAACLSVHTAIDDQMRGKTPFAVLQRISGRVKIPVAVAGGINSENVVDAVHAGASIIIVGGSITKARNAKAAAESIKSAILENRKIPTTLFKRVAREEVREALVKLSTANISDGSHRAQGITELYPLYPDIKIAGNAVTVRTYPGDWAKPVEAIDLAKEGDVIVIDAGGAGPAVWGELATHSALQKKISGVVVWGAVRDSAEIRKLKFPVFTRMVMPSAGEPKGFGEINIPLSLSGIRINPGDWILGDDDGLMVIPLSEADVWVNHGMDCLERENRIREEIVSEKSSLGKVMDVLKWERR